In Chlorogloeopsis sp. ULAP01, the genomic window CCCTCCCCAACAAACAACAACGGCATAACCTAGCTAGCGTTGCCACTAGTAGAGGTAAACTTTTTACTTTCAATGCCTCTATTCCAGAAAAACGCTGGCGGAAAGTAAAAGGCATGATTCAAGAATCTGTTGATTCTTTCTCTGTATATTAATTAAGAGTTAGTGGTTAATGGCTAATAGCTAATTGTTAACTGATAATGGATAGTGGTTAGTAGGGGAGCCAGCACCTGGCGTCGGGTTAAGCGCGTCGAGTGCACCTGGCGTCAGGTTCCCCCGGTTGTAGCGACTGCCGTGCGGGTTTTGCTGATAATCTTGCCATTCAAACTGATAATTTATCTTCTAAACTCGCCCGTACAGTATTTAGTGGTTAGTAGTTCCTAGTCTATGGGCATAACAAAATTCGTTCTCGCCTCAGCTTCTCCAGCGCGACGACGCTTGCTACAAACTGTTGGTATTGAGCCGATAGTTTGCCCTAGTAATTTTGATGAGTCGCAAGCACAACTTAAAGATCCGGCACAATTGGTGCAAACTTTAGCCCAATGCAAAGCCCAAACTGTAACACCTCAATTTAATTCTGCTTTGATCATGGGTTGTGACTCCGTTTTAGCTCTTAATAATGAGATTCACGGCAAACCAAAAGACGCTGGTGAAGCTCGTCAGCGCTGGCAGGTGATGCAAAACCATTTTGGCGATTTATATACAGGTCATACTTTAATTGATCTATCTCAAAATCGCACTCTGGTTAAATGTCAAGTCACGAGAGTTTACTTTGCACCGATGAGCGATCGCGCTATTGATGCCTACATTGCCACGGGCGAACCACTCAAATGTGCCGGTGCTTTTGCTTTAGAAGGTTACGGTAGTCTATTCGTAGAAAAAATAGAAGGTTGTCATAGTAATGTGATTGGGCTAAGTTTACCTTTACTACGGCAAATGCTTGCAGAATTAGGGTACGATGTCACAGATTTCTGGAATAACTAGTCAAAAAGGCAAAAAGCAACTCCGCCAACAGATAAAATATATATAATAGCTGAATTAACCGTAGTTATTTACGGTTAATTCGTCCGCTACAAAATCGACTGCCGAATTTGTTGCCTACTTGCCGCCGTAGAAAAAGGCAACTTCTTTCTCTTTTAAAGGTGCAAAACCAGCATCTACCAGCATTTTGTCAAGTTCCGCTTGCGGAATGTGTTTTGCCCCAATCCGCACGATGCGCGATCGCATGGTATTACTGACACCACTGCGTTGTCTATTTGCTTCTAGTGCCATGACTTTGTGATAAAGCTCCAGTTTGGCAGAAGGAATAGGAGAACCGTCAAAATCAATTCCTTGTGCGATCGCTTCATCAACAGCATCAGCACCCTTGGTTGTTTGCTTAACTTCGTTCGTTTCAGCAGTCATGGCTAATGTATTTTGATCGTCAATGCTGCATTCTACCAAGCTTGTGGATACAAAATAGCAACTATTTTTTCCGTGTAGCGAATTATCTAGGAAGCTCCCATTAAGAAATTCCTGTGCAGCGACAATAGCAAAATCTAAATATTACCGTATTGTTGCTTACACGCTTGTATATTTAAAACTTTTAGATTAATCTCAATCCAACGGTATAGCCATTTAGGTGGAGCAATGTTTGAACCCCACACTCCTCAAAGAAAAGACCGTGCCTTAGAAAAAGCTCTGACTAACAAAATTATCGACGATTATTTTGAACATTCAGAAAGCTGGTTGCGAGCAATTTTGCGGATGTGCATCTTCTCTTTGGCTCATTTAGATGAACAACCAGTATTCGTGGTGGAATGTCCTAATCAAGCAGTCGCCAAACGCTTGAGCCGCAAAACCTATCCTTTTCGAGGTATTATCTACTTCTTAACAGATAACTTGTATATTGACGACCGCAGTTTATTTTGCTACCAGGAAGAGGAGGGAAATTGGCGCTGCTTTGATACTAGCACCAATTCTTGGACTACTTTAAGCAATCCTTCAAAGCCCACAGCTTCAACAGACGGTTGAGAAACTAAAAAATCGACTACATATGGACACAGATAAACACAGATAAATCAACCGTGTGCATCTGTGTTTATCTGTGGTCGTTGTTATCATACATACTTGGATCACTCAAAGTGAGTTAGGCTAATTCACATTAAACGTAATGAGTTAGTGGTTAGTTGTGAAAAAGTACCACTAACCACTAATAGTAGAGACACGATTAACTATGTTCTTTGTCGCGTTAACAATCCACCGAAAAATGCCCCTAAAATAGTACCAGTCCACAATCCCGTGATGCTGCCTTGCCATATGGCTCCTGGTGTTTCCCAAGCATTGCACATCTGCTGTAAACCCCAAGCTTGATTTTGGCACTTTTGGCTACGCAAAGTTAAGCTAATTTGCCCACCGATGTAAGCACTTAAAAAGCCTGATAACAATGCTAAAAAGGTGCAAATGAAAATTCTGTTTTTAGTCATTAGTCAATGAGTTAATAGTGAATTGTTAATTGTTAATGGTTAATTTCCATTAACCACTAACCACTATCAACTATCCACCAACAATATCAACCTGTATTTCTCATCCCGGCGGCAATACCATTAATTGTTAACAATGCCCCGCGTAGTAGTTCTCCCTTACTATATCGAGAGTGAATAACTCCAGAAGTGGGTATATTTTTTGACTGGCGCAATCGCTTGAGCAAAGC contains:
- a CDS encoding nucleoside triphosphate pyrophosphatase, whose protein sequence is MGITKFVLASASPARRRLLQTVGIEPIVCPSNFDESQAQLKDPAQLVQTLAQCKAQTVTPQFNSALIMGCDSVLALNNEIHGKPKDAGEARQRWQVMQNHFGDLYTGHTLIDLSQNRTLVKCQVTRVYFAPMSDRAIDAYIATGEPLKCAGAFALEGYGSLFVEKIEGCHSNVIGLSLPLLRQMLAELGYDVTDFWNN
- a CDS encoding DUF4090 family protein, with the protein product MTAETNEVKQTTKGADAVDEAIAQGIDFDGSPIPSAKLELYHKVMALEANRQRSGVSNTMRSRIVRIGAKHIPQAELDKMLVDAGFAPLKEKEVAFFYGGK